A window of the Algoriphagus halophilus genome harbors these coding sequences:
- a CDS encoding polysaccharide lyase family 8 super-sandwich domain-containing protein codes for MFENYQSSPATDEMDKDISILFTLIQPNGSFKDLNYADKSMTKWEPDKHIKRLGKMTKAYTRASSDFYQDDKLYDGIIRGMNYWTSLKQEPISDNWWWLSISVPKEIGGMLITMKYGEKQVPKDLENKMIEWMNKTVSITKSPGKDGSNLTDIAQHMIMQAVLTENSDLLNKAVSVVSESVRITKGDGIQRDLSFHAHGPELYMHGYGREYLLGIRNVAVYIVGTSFSFKPEQIALISEFVRNGYLRSMRGKYIDYSVIGRGIARVNATRTNSGLVKQLKAIDIEDHQQEYQDAIDRIDGKKPVSYKIEPRNIHYWRSDYTIHQRPEFLVSLNSSSTRTVRTESGNGENLTGQFLTEGAMYIAVKGDEYFNIFPNWEWNKIPGSTTPEINPLKKRTNWVAERGNVDFVGGVSDGLNGVSVYQMNAYNTRANKAWFFFGDKVICLGAGITADRVETINTTVNQSRLRGDVSIGNENEMQVMNSNSTKIDKGPIWIYHDQIGYFFPNSQDIELSAQNQPGAWADINGNSSKKTINEEVFKLYINHGKNPKNEKYSYILMPGIESTSALKEVDLTGIDVERNDEKIQAVSDKGLNLLGVVFYEEGTFEWGENKLTVDKPCLVMLQEYSEGKWNVNLSDPTQLLKGTVKLNLKVDGKSKNFNFSLPDDDYAGSTISKPIDLN; via the coding sequence GTGTTTGAGAACTATCAGAGTAGTCCAGCTACTGATGAAATGGATAAAGACATTTCGATTCTATTCACATTGATTCAGCCTAATGGTAGCTTCAAAGATTTGAATTATGCTGATAAATCCATGACCAAATGGGAGCCAGATAAACATATTAAGCGCCTTGGAAAAATGACAAAAGCCTACACGAGGGCTTCTAGTGACTTTTACCAAGACGATAAACTGTATGATGGAATTATCAGGGGAATGAACTATTGGACAAGCTTAAAGCAAGAACCTATTTCAGATAATTGGTGGTGGTTAAGTATTAGCGTTCCGAAGGAAATTGGCGGCATGCTAATCACCATGAAATATGGAGAAAAACAGGTTCCAAAAGATCTGGAGAACAAGATGATTGAATGGATGAATAAAACAGTTTCCATCACTAAATCTCCAGGAAAGGATGGCTCGAATCTGACGGATATTGCCCAACATATGATTATGCAGGCAGTGTTAACTGAAAATTCTGACCTTTTAAACAAAGCTGTTTCAGTGGTTTCTGAATCCGTTCGAATAACCAAAGGAGATGGAATCCAAAGAGACTTATCCTTTCATGCCCATGGTCCCGAATTATATATGCATGGTTATGGAAGAGAATATTTATTAGGAATTAGGAATGTTGCAGTTTATATCGTGGGCACCAGTTTTTCTTTCAAACCAGAGCAAATAGCCTTGATTTCTGAATTTGTTCGAAATGGGTATTTAAGATCTATGAGGGGTAAATACATAGATTATAGTGTCATTGGAAGAGGCATCGCCAGAGTGAATGCTACTAGAACTAACTCTGGATTGGTAAAGCAATTAAAAGCCATAGATATTGAGGATCATCAACAAGAATATCAGGATGCGATAGATCGAATTGATGGTAAAAAGCCTGTTTCCTATAAGATTGAGCCTAGAAATATCCATTATTGGCGGTCAGATTATACCATTCATCAGAGGCCTGAATTCTTAGTTTCTTTAAATAGTTCTTCAACAAGAACGGTAAGAACGGAATCTGGGAATGGAGAAAACTTGACTGGGCAGTTCCTGACAGAAGGAGCGATGTATATTGCTGTGAAGGGAGATGAATATTTCAATATTTTTCCAAATTGGGAATGGAATAAGATACCGGGTAGTACCACTCCTGAAATAAATCCTCTCAAAAAAAGGACAAACTGGGTAGCTGAAAGAGGAAATGTAGATTTTGTTGGTGGGGTGAGTGATGGGTTGAATGGTGTTTCTGTATATCAAATGAATGCATATAATACCAGGGCCAATAAGGCATGGTTTTTCTTTGGAGATAAAGTGATTTGTTTAGGTGCCGGCATTACAGCAGATCGGGTGGAAACCATCAATACCACTGTCAATCAGTCAAGACTAAGGGGTGATGTCTCGATAGGAAATGAAAATGAAATGCAGGTAATGAATTCAAATTCAACCAAGATTGATAAAGGTCCGATTTGGATTTATCATGATCAAATCGGCTACTTTTTCCCCAATTCGCAGGATATTGAACTTTCTGCTCAAAACCAACCTGGGGCTTGGGCTGACATAAATGGCAATTCCTCTAAAAAGACCATTAATGAAGAAGTATTCAAGCTTTATATCAATCATGGTAAAAATCCTAAAAATGAAAAATACAGCTATATTTTAATGCCTGGAATTGAGTCTACTTCTGCATTAAAAGAGGTTGACTTAACTGGAATCGATGTGGAAAGAAATGATGAAAAAATACAAGCTGTAAGTGATAAGGGGTTAAACTTGCTAGGAGTGGTATTCTATGAAGAAGGAACTTTCGAGTGGGGTGAAAATAAATTGACGGTTGATAAGCCTTGTTTGGTAATGCTTCAAGAATATAGCGAGGGAAAGTGGAATGTTAATTTATCAGATCCAACACAATTGCTTAAAGGGACAGTTAAGTTGAATTTGAAAGTCGATGGCAAATCTAAAAACTTTAACTTTTCTCTTCCTGATGATGACTATGCAGGATCTACAATTAGTAAGCCAATTGATTTGAATTAA
- a CDS encoding DUF3037 domain-containing protein: MQGQHLYEYAIIRVVPRVEREEFINVGVILCDWKSGFIGSKVFLNKEKLLALDPNADLEMIENNLSSFDKICQGSSKGGPIAEMDLASRFRWLTAVRSSVIQTSRPHTGFSTNLPKTLESLFEEQVG, encoded by the coding sequence ATGCAAGGACAACACTTATATGAGTATGCCATCATCCGGGTGGTTCCTCGGGTGGAGCGTGAAGAGTTCATTAATGTGGGTGTGATTCTTTGCGACTGGAAAAGTGGTTTTATCGGATCAAAAGTATTCTTGAATAAGGAAAAACTCTTAGCATTAGACCCTAATGCGGATCTAGAAATGATTGAGAACAACTTGTCCTCCTTTGACAAAATTTGTCAAGGCAGCTCAAAAGGAGGTCCTATTGCAGAAATGGATTTGGCATCTAGATTTAGATGGTTGACAGCAGTTAGAAGTTCAGTGATTCAAACATCCAGACCGCATACTGGCTTTAGCACAAATCTTCCTAAAACATTAGAGAGTCTTTTCGAAGAGCAAGTAGGCTAA
- a CDS encoding HipA family kinase, which translates to MSQNFKLRTVNVTRYILPLREGGSLPALADADDGFKYVLKFRGSGQREKALISEFLGGEIARSLSLKVPELVFANLDPAFGRSEGDEEIQDLLKGSQGLNLALHFLSGAINYDPLAMQIDPLLASKIVWLDLLITNVDRTFRNTNMLMWNRELWLIDHGAAFLFQHSWTNWEKNAKGPFPIIKNHVLLPQASLLEEANEVLKPKLNKELFEELVSALPDEWLLAGGDSEDVTEIRKVYSEFLSLRLTYADQFTKEAQDARTTLI; encoded by the coding sequence ATGTCACAAAACTTTAAACTTCGTACCGTCAATGTCACCCGCTATATCCTCCCTTTGAGGGAAGGCGGCTCTTTGCCAGCTTTAGCAGATGCAGACGATGGGTTTAAATATGTTCTCAAATTTAGAGGGTCAGGTCAACGGGAAAAGGCTTTAATTTCTGAATTTCTGGGAGGAGAAATTGCAAGATCACTTAGTTTAAAAGTTCCGGAATTGGTTTTTGCCAATTTGGATCCGGCATTTGGAAGATCTGAAGGGGATGAGGAAATCCAAGATTTGCTTAAGGGTAGCCAAGGTTTAAATTTGGCATTACATTTTTTGTCAGGAGCCATCAATTATGACCCCTTGGCCATGCAAATTGATCCCTTATTAGCCTCAAAAATCGTTTGGTTAGATCTATTGATCACCAATGTGGACCGAACCTTTAGAAATACCAATATGCTCATGTGGAACCGAGAACTTTGGTTGATCGACCATGGAGCTGCTTTTTTGTTCCAACACTCCTGGACCAATTGGGAGAAAAATGCGAAAGGCCCATTTCCTATCATAAAAAATCATGTGTTATTACCTCAAGCTAGCCTATTGGAAGAAGCAAACGAGGTACTCAAACCAAAACTGAACAAGGAATTATTTGAAGAATTAGTTTCGGCACTTCCGGATGAATGGTTACTGGCTGGTGGTGATTCTGAAGATGTAACAGAAATTCGAAAAGTATATTCAGAATTTTTAAGTCTAAGACTTACCTATGCTGATCAATTTACAAAAGAAGCCCAAGATGCAAGGACAACACTTATATGA
- a CDS encoding nuclear transport factor 2 family protein — MKVFVCTLLLFTFLNFEAACQSANDRDLIVNTVQLYFGGMMERDKSKLEAAFIPEARLIGYRGEHFTITSFESWAEGTSKGEPRNSIDYKNEIVSIRVQGNAASVETELYWPGVYYYDFLTLMKIDGNWKIVNKSWSEREI; from the coding sequence ATGAAAGTATTTGTATGCACCTTACTTCTTTTTACTTTTTTGAATTTTGAGGCAGCTTGCCAGAGCGCCAATGATCGTGATCTGATCGTCAATACAGTTCAATTGTATTTTGGAGGAATGATGGAAAGAGATAAATCCAAATTAGAAGCAGCATTTATTCCGGAAGCAAGATTGATTGGATATAGAGGAGAACATTTCACAATTACCTCATTTGAGAGTTGGGCGGAGGGTACCTCTAAGGGTGAGCCCAGAAATTCAATCGACTATAAGAATGAAATTGTATCTATTAGAGTACAAGGGAATGCTGCCTCCGTAGAAACAGAACTGTATTGGCCTGGGGTTTATTATTATGATTTTTTGACCTTGATGAAAATCGATGGGAATTGGAAAATTGTAAATAAAAGCTGGTCAGAAAGGGAGATTTAA
- a CDS encoding bestrophin family protein, with translation MKGYNPKDWFRLLFLIQKYDTLARLAPLMLIILGYSLFVAWLEIDYLGIEEDSWLAHLTTMHSLLSFVLSILMVFRTNTAYDRWWEGRKLWGALVNCSRNFALKLAAILDTNDSDSRRFFRKCIPIYAFSLREHLQSHITLYMLDNEEPEELKPIIDLEKHVPNQIAKFMFSRVNELYKKGEITGDQLIVLNNEITAFTDICGACERIKNTPIPYSYSSFIKKFILFFVLTLPFALVFNLGYYAAPIVTFVFYVMASLEMVAEEIEEPFGTDTNDLPMGKLSENIQKHVEEII, from the coding sequence ATGAAAGGCTATAATCCTAAAGATTGGTTTCGCTTATTATTTTTAATACAAAAGTATGATACCTTAGCAAGACTAGCGCCTTTGATGTTGATCATTTTAGGCTATTCTTTATTTGTCGCCTGGCTTGAAATAGATTACCTGGGAATTGAAGAAGATAGCTGGCTCGCGCATTTGACAACCATGCATAGCCTGTTGAGTTTTGTGCTATCAATCCTAATGGTTTTTAGAACAAACACTGCATATGACCGCTGGTGGGAAGGAAGGAAGCTTTGGGGAGCTTTGGTCAATTGCAGTAGGAATTTTGCTTTGAAATTGGCCGCTATTCTTGACACAAATGATTCAGATTCAAGAAGATTTTTCAGAAAATGTATTCCCATTTATGCTTTTTCTTTAAGGGAACACCTACAATCCCATATTACTTTATATATGTTGGACAACGAGGAACCTGAAGAATTGAAGCCAATCATCGATTTAGAAAAGCATGTCCCCAATCAGATCGCAAAATTCATGTTCTCTAGAGTTAATGAATTATATAAGAAAGGGGAAATTACCGGAGATCAGTTAATTGTATTAAATAACGAAATCACCGCATTCACCGATATATGCGGGGCATGTGAACGAATAAAAAACACACCCATTCCTTATTCTTATAGCTCTTTTATCAAGAAATTCATCCTGTTTTTCGTCCTTACCTTACCATTTGCCTTGGTTTTTAATTTGGGGTATTACGCAGCTCCTATCGTCACTTTCGTCTTTTACGTAATGGCAAGCCTAGAAATGGTCGCTGAGGAAATAGAAGAACCTTTTGGTACAGATACCAATGATCTCCCTATGGGAAAGCTATCTGAAAATATCCAAAAGCATGTAGAAGAAATCATTTAA
- the coaE gene encoding dephospho-CoA kinase (Dephospho-CoA kinase (CoaE) performs the final step in coenzyme A biosynthesis.), whose protein sequence is MSNKPPLLIGLTGGIGSGKSTVARIFQILGIPTYFADDRAKWLMANEPDLIQGIQSTFGEEAYLEDGSVNRVFLAKEVFSDPEKVKKINALVHPAVSKDFASWASKQKSPYVLKEAALIFETGSFKDLDYVINVSSPLKVRVARVLMRDTHRSEEQVNQIIDQQIPDETKNEMADFIIKNVDNKLLIPQVLKIHELLKSNF, encoded by the coding sequence ATGAGCAATAAACCTCCACTTCTTATTGGCTTGACAGGTGGAATAGGCTCAGGAAAGTCCACTGTTGCAAGAATTTTTCAAATCTTGGGAATCCCCACCTACTTTGCAGACGATCGCGCTAAATGGCTCATGGCCAATGAACCCGATTTAATCCAAGGAATTCAATCTACATTTGGAGAAGAAGCCTACTTAGAAGACGGATCGGTCAATAGAGTATTTTTAGCAAAAGAAGTTTTCTCTGATCCAGAAAAGGTAAAAAAAATAAATGCCTTAGTTCATCCAGCTGTTTCCAAAGATTTTGCATCCTGGGCCTCTAAACAGAAAAGTCCATATGTTTTAAAGGAAGCGGCTTTGATTTTTGAAACTGGAAGCTTCAAAGATTTGGATTATGTAATCAATGTCAGTTCCCCTTTAAAAGTGCGAGTTGCCCGTGTTTTGATGCGGGATACACATCGATCAGAGGAACAGGTTAACCAGATCATTGATCAACAAATACCCGATGAGACAAAAAATGAAATGGCTGATTTCATCATCAAAAATGTAGATAATAAGCTTTTGATCCCTCAAGTCTTAAAGATCCATGAATTACTAAAGTCTAATTTTTAG
- a CDS encoding YbbR-like domain-containing protein — protein MPETKKSSKGISPKKLSDLKVVVLCIAAATTFWILNALNKDDYNTIVDFPIEIVYNDEAYMPVKKLPASIQIEINGNGWDLLRKYFNINESPFQIDLENPASKNYILTSDLKRSLGEFISPTQLISVLEDSIKYQIDEIQTVKLKPVLDSASFSLANNYRNTGDVNFTPESISIQGPSSVLKSFEGRFPVQMNQNRIAQSINKDVELRIPKNLENQVSLITESIQVQFDVVSILEGNKRLKVKKINFPRTVTMEDEEVKIMIYYKVDERKASELNEIEFDAILNYSQRNKEDSTITVKVEPMPSYLEEVRVEPATIKLKYEQ, from the coding sequence TTGCCGGAAACTAAAAAATCCTCAAAAGGGATTTCTCCTAAAAAACTCTCTGATCTGAAAGTGGTAGTCCTCTGCATTGCAGCAGCTACCACTTTTTGGATTTTAAACGCCCTGAATAAGGACGATTACAATACTATTGTAGATTTTCCAATTGAGATTGTTTACAATGACGAGGCCTATATGCCTGTCAAAAAATTACCTGCTAGTATCCAAATTGAAATCAATGGAAATGGCTGGGACTTATTGAGAAAATATTTTAATATCAATGAAAGTCCTTTTCAAATAGATCTAGAAAACCCAGCCTCCAAAAATTACATACTGACTTCCGATCTTAAAAGATCACTTGGGGAATTTATTAGCCCAACACAACTTATTTCTGTGCTGGAAGATTCTATTAAATACCAAATCGATGAAATCCAGACTGTTAAACTCAAACCTGTTTTGGATTCGGCCAGCTTTTCACTTGCCAATAATTATAGAAATACTGGCGATGTCAATTTTACACCGGAATCTATCAGCATTCAGGGCCCCAGCTCAGTCTTAAAAAGCTTTGAAGGGAGATTTCCTGTTCAAATGAATCAAAATAGGATCGCTCAAAGCATCAATAAAGACGTAGAATTAAGGATCCCAAAAAATTTGGAAAATCAGGTTAGCCTGATTACTGAAAGTATCCAAGTTCAATTTGACGTAGTTTCCATTTTAGAAGGAAACAAAAGGTTAAAAGTCAAAAAAATCAACTTCCCAAGGACCGTAACGATGGAAGATGAGGAAGTCAAAATCATGATCTATTACAAGGTTGATGAGCGGAAAGCTAGTGAATTGAATGAAATTGAGTTTGACGCGATTCTTAACTATTCGCAGAGAAATAAAGAAGATAGTACCATTACGGTGAAAGTAGAGCCAATGCCTTCTTATCTGGAAGAAGTAAGAGTTGAACCTGCTACCATTAAACTCAAATATGAGCAATAA
- the yajC gene encoding preprotein translocase subunit YajC — protein sequence MITTVLAQAAAGGGGIMGQVFLFGGIILIMYFFMIRPQQKKQKESKKFIEEIKKGDTVVTIGGLHGKVSAVESETVVLELDRGLKVTVEKSAISLDFSKKPTTSK from the coding sequence ATGATTACTACAGTATTAGCACAGGCTGCCGCAGGTGGCGGCGGCATTATGGGACAAGTTTTCCTATTTGGAGGTATAATCTTGATCATGTATTTCTTCATGATCAGACCTCAACAGAAAAAACAAAAGGAAAGCAAAAAGTTTATTGAAGAAATTAAAAAAGGAGATACAGTGGTTACCATTGGAGGTCTTCACGGTAAAGTAAGTGCTGTGGAGTCTGAAACTGTGGTCCTTGAATTAGACAGAGGTTTGAAAGTAACAGTTGAAAAATCAGCTATTTCTTTAGACTTCTCTAAGAAACCGACAACAAGTAAATAA
- a CDS encoding DUF1573 domain-containing protein has translation MKINMLSAAALSLCLALGTACSQKSDQDAKIKALEDKIAALETSNTSVTPVNAQASQAADPSTLGQFQFAEMEYEFGDINEGQIIEHQFNFTNTGEAPLVISNITASCGCTTPDWTKTPIKPGEEGYVKVVFNSTSKRGAQAPTVSIQANTNPTVTRLRMKGTVTPKAAGATAPVGPVKR, from the coding sequence CATGTTGAGCGCTGCTGCTCTATCCCTTTGCCTAGCATTGGGGACAGCTTGTAGCCAAAAAAGTGACCAAGATGCTAAAATCAAGGCTCTTGAAGATAAAATAGCTGCTCTTGAAACGAGCAATACGTCAGTCACACCTGTTAATGCTCAGGCATCACAGGCTGCTGATCCAAGCACTTTGGGTCAATTCCAATTTGCTGAAATGGAATATGAATTTGGGGATATCAATGAAGGTCAAATCATTGAGCATCAATTCAATTTCACCAATACTGGAGAAGCTCCATTAGTGATTTCTAACATCACAGCATCTTGCGGATGTACTACTCCTGATTGGACCAAAACTCCAATTAAGCCAGGAGAAGAAGGCTATGTAAAAGTAGTATTCAATTCCACTTCAAAGCGTGGAGCACAAGCTCCTACAGTTAGTATTCAAGCAAACACTAACCCTACTGTTACTCGATTGAGAATGAAAGGTACAGTTACCCCTAAAGCTGCTGGCGCAACAGCTCCAGTAGGACCAGTTAAACGATAA